Proteins from a genomic interval of Arachis hypogaea cultivar Tifrunner chromosome 10, arahy.Tifrunner.gnm2.J5K5, whole genome shotgun sequence:
- the LOC140175600 gene encoding uncharacterized protein: MVITIILANANLHRTLVDQGSSTDILFKSAFDKLGLQNKELRVYPNSLFGLEDTPIQPLRYISLHTTFGKGTQSSTLNIDYIVVNVSSAYNALIGRTTLNQLAAVVSTPYLCMKFPNLEGIATIKGDQKFLRRCYNESLNFKENPRGEKINTIELGGV, from the coding sequence atggtcattaccatcatactcGCCAATGCTAATCTCCACCGAACGTTGGTGGACCAAGGGAGCTCTACAGATATCTTgttcaaatccgccttcgacaaactcggcctgcaGAATAAAGAGCTCAGAGTATATCCGAATAGCTTGTTCGGCCTCGAAGACACCCCAATTCAACCATTAAGATACATCTCActgcatacaacctttggaaaaggaactcAGTCAAGTACGCTAAACATAGACTATATCGTAGTCAACGTAAGCTCAGCTTATAACGCCCttataggtcggacaacgctGAACCAGCTCGCTGCAGTAGTTTCCACTCCAtatctgtgcatgaagttcccaaatCTAGAAGGGATCGCCACaataaaaggagaccaaaagTTTCTgcgacgctgttacaacgaaagtctgaacttTAAAGAAAACCCCAGAGGAGAGAAAATTAACACCATTGAACTTGGGGGAGTTTAA